A segment of the Lycium barbarum isolate Lr01 chromosome 7, ASM1917538v2, whole genome shotgun sequence genome:
CAactcaccatcatcatcatctaagaaGATCTAACACAAGAGGTATTGGTCCTGCTGGACAAGCTAGTCCAATGTATTGGGCCAAATCAAAGAGAACAGAGATATCAGAGCCTACATCACCAAAAGTCACTTGTGCAGGACAAATCAAAGTAAGGACAAAACCGAAATCATGCAAGATCAAGAATTGGCAATCAGTAATGGAAGAGATAGAGAAACTACAAGTCAAGaaacacaaaaagaaaaagaagcctGTTTGGATGGAAGCAATGGGGTTCAAGAAGGACGCGATGCAGTTCCTGACATCTTTGAGGAATATAAGGTTTGATTTTCGATGTTTTGGTTCGTTTAATACAGCTGAAACGGATATTATTACTTCGGATGATGatcaagaagatgaagaagaggtTGAAGAAAATGATAATGAAGTTGTTTCGCGAACTGTGTTCTCGAAATGGTTTATGGTTTTACAAGAAAACCAGAAAACAGAGTACACAAAAACAGAGGAAACAGAGTACTCTGTTTTTGAGGATCATGATGATGGTACTTCATGTGCACCACCACCACCAAACGCACTTTTGCTTATGCGTTGTCGTTCTGCTCCAGCAAAAAGTTTGCTGGAGCAAAAACACgacgaagaaggagaagaagaagaagatgatgatgatgatgaacagaAGGATGTAAAATCAAGAATGACAGAATTGGAGAGTACTAAAAAGAGTAAGAAAAATTTAGTGGTGATGAGATATGGGAGCGATTTGTTCAAATTTTCATCTGATATAGCAAAGGAGAATTGGGTTGTGGGTGGAATTAAAGATCAATTGTCAAGAAGTCGAAGTTCGAAGAGGTAAATTAACATCGTGATGAACAGGTGTCTCTGACGCTATTCCTGTAATAGGATCACCTTTGATCGGATTATTGCGCAGATGCTCTAGTGTGAGACAAATCTACTTCGACTCTAGTTCAAGGTCATTGCTCTTTGGCCAAATATTCCACTTTTGTTCTGAAATTTCTTATAGCTTCTTCAAATACTAGTGTTTAAATTTTTAATGTTTGAATTATGTTTTTGTAATGTGAACTCTGAAGAAGTGAGCTTTTGGTTTTTGATCCTTCTGACTTCTGAGGGCTCACATAGCTAGAAGTGTACGTAGATGTGTAATTCTGTATAGTaccttttttgtcattttttttcttttcctcatCTCTGGTTGTTTACTGAACCAATATACAATCTTAGGATATATTTTTAATGGGTAGATTTACATATATTGTCGCATTCGTTCTCTTAAGTTGTTTTTGTATGTTGGGGtgtttggtcatttttatttaCTTATCTTTTAATACGCTACCTTATGTGTGGTTTAGGGCGTGATGGGTACAGGAACTACtaaagaaacaagaaaaaaaaattatcctcttTTAACTTGgtataaagtttaagaaataaagaaaattttttgaaatgtgtggtccaaaatcaatacttgtgtggctgtaaattataTCATAAAGTTGAattgtttttaaatataaaaagggaacattctttttgaaacagactaaaaaagaaagaagaacaatTATCAGCTAAGATATTCCCGAGTATTTTGAAGCAGGCGTGGAGATGAAATTCGATTTCAAAATTTTCGCCATCATATTAAAGTATGCGGTCATCCCATAAGTTAAAGTCGATAGGAGTACAATTTTTTTGTTTGTCTTCAATATGGTGCATCAAGTTGACCTGTAGCTTCCGATGCTAAGTGCAGAAAAAACTCAAATAGACAATGCGCCACAGAGAAAGTTAGGGATACAATGGATGATATATATTTAGTGAAATTTATAATGACAAACATCTACTCCTTGAcatttaatttgaaaaaaaaaatgctatAAAATTTATGACTTTGACGAAGATGacataaaatagaataaaatatttaaacttcacaaaaaaaatatcaaattaattaggtgccgtttggccataaataccaaaaacaaattcactttttttggaatttttgaagttggagttatgtttggccatagtttttgaaattgtagtttttggtaaaatgtagttgtaaaaaagtgaaaaaaaagtgaattttttttttaaaaacaagttttttgagtttttttgtattccggaatacaacttcaagttgtattcgaactatttatggccaaacgcccaaaagtgaaaaaagtgaaaaaaaaaatcaaaaaaaatgaataatttttatggccaaacgacaCCTAAATGTCACACTATTGGTTTGACGTAAAGAATACTCAACCTCCCTTTCAATTTACATGATGTAGTTTTAGTAGACACAAAATTTAAGATGAAAAGGGAAAAGATTCAAAATTTCTAATCTAAAATATACCATAACATATGAGTAAGATTTTTTTTGAATCTGAAACATctcataacatttatatcctaTAAAAAAAAACTGGAAAAACACTTGAGAGGAATTACAAATAATTGAAGAACTCTCTCTTCGGTATGTTTTCTCTCGGCGCACTTTAGCTATAGTGCGCACTCCATGGGAAAGAGAGCACGCATACCATCTGAGAAGGCATTTCAAGCTCAGGCATCATCATTACTGGCCATGGCAAACAACAAACACAAAGGAACACAGAATAAAGCAGGAATGGCGACACAAACAGATGCAAATTTGGCGAAGAAGGTGCAGGATTCACCTGCATCGACTTCAACTCAGACCCCGCCGGACGGACAAAGGACAGGAACGACTCCCCGCGACACTCAGTCGCCGGAAAACAGGAAATCACCGGTGAACAACTCAAAAGAGGTTTCTCCTCAAAGGGGAAACACTGAAAATACAATGAAGAGTGGACTGTCACTGGAATTAGGGCAGCAAAGTGGGGGAACTCAGAAGGTGAACAGTCCGACTCTATCCTGGGCTGAGGAATCAGAATTGGAGCCGGAAACACATGGATCCATTTGGGATAACTTCGACAT
Coding sequences within it:
- the LOC132603955 gene encoding uncharacterized protein LOC132603955; translated protein: MKGRKCKEAPSTDLLVCFPSRAHLTLMPSPATHHHHHLRRSNTRGIGPAGQASPMYWAKSKRTEISEPTSPKVTCAGQIKVRTKPKSCKIKNWQSVMEEIEKLQVKKHKKKKKPVWMEAMGFKKDAMQFLTSLRNIRFDFRCFGSFNTAETDIITSDDDQEDEEEVEENDNEVVSRTVFSKWFMVLQENQKTEYTKTEETEYSVFEDHDDGTSCAPPPPNALLLMRCRSAPAKSLLEQKHDEEGEEEEDDDDDEQKDVKSRMTELESTKKSKKNLVVMRYGSDLFKFSSDIAKENWVVGGIKDQLSRSRSSKR